In one Sphingobium indicum B90A genomic region, the following are encoded:
- a CDS encoding tyrosine-type recombinase/integrase yields MSLEPYKRGSLWWAKGRVEYLGKPITEYYRCSTGASEAAGAWAWCRDEEERRINEHLLGANRTLTFAEAVILYPANPKTATYLIPIVEEWGKKLLSSIAPKDVRALAQKIYPDASTDTWTRQVITPVRAVINSFRDSDKGEAFRVKGFSKQERIKQDKRRGKRSRIKREPGSWEWLLKFRQHAPQRHAALALTMFVTGARISQAVQMHPKDHCKLDEGLICIPGAKGHEDRWLPIPAELVEELKSLPLMWPRGAKRTDENLRLFGFADRSSPRKGWTKACKEAEIPFIPFHAAGRHGFGQEMNVRQSIDEKAAGEFGGWADTALMKRTYTHAEEVAGKVHEAFYRGLREAEKLTKISLSAGAIPYKSRTKQKKKG; encoded by the coding sequence ATGTCGCTCGAACCCTATAAGAGAGGGTCGCTCTGGTGGGCAAAGGGGCGTGTCGAATATCTCGGCAAGCCGATCACAGAATACTACCGATGCAGCACTGGCGCATCTGAGGCAGCGGGCGCATGGGCGTGGTGCCGCGACGAAGAAGAGCGCCGCATAAATGAGCATCTGCTTGGCGCCAACCGGACACTGACATTCGCGGAGGCTGTCATACTCTATCCAGCGAACCCGAAAACGGCCACCTACCTGATTCCCATCGTGGAAGAGTGGGGCAAGAAGCTGCTGTCATCCATCGCCCCGAAAGACGTCCGGGCACTGGCGCAGAAGATCTATCCCGATGCCTCGACCGACACATGGACGCGTCAGGTCATCACGCCGGTTCGCGCTGTCATCAACAGCTTTCGAGACAGCGACAAGGGCGAGGCATTCCGGGTCAAGGGCTTCTCGAAACAGGAGCGCATCAAGCAGGATAAGCGGCGCGGGAAACGCAGTCGGATCAAGCGCGAGCCGGGCAGTTGGGAATGGCTGCTGAAATTCCGCCAGCACGCCCCACAGCGCCATGCGGCCTTGGCTCTAACCATGTTCGTGACCGGAGCGAGGATCAGTCAGGCCGTCCAGATGCATCCCAAAGACCATTGCAAACTGGATGAGGGTCTTATCTGCATTCCAGGCGCCAAAGGGCATGAGGACCGCTGGTTGCCAATTCCCGCCGAACTGGTGGAGGAATTGAAGTCGCTCCCTCTGATGTGGCCGCGCGGGGCGAAGCGGACCGACGAGAACCTCCGCCTCTTCGGCTTCGCGGACCGCTCCAGTCCGCGCAAGGGATGGACCAAGGCGTGCAAGGAAGCTGAGATACCCTTCATCCCGTTCCACGCAGCCGGTCGCCACGGCTTCGGGCAGGAGATGAACGTCCGCCAATCGATCGATGAGAAGGCGGCGGGGGAATTCGGTGGCTGGGCAGACACCGCCCTTATGAAGCGCACCTACACCCATGCCGAAGAGGTCGCCGGAAAGGTTCACGAAGCCTTCTATCGTGGCCTGAGAGAGGCTGAAAAACTCACCAAGATTTCACTTTCCGCTGGTGCTATTCCGTACAAATCGCGTACAAAGCAGAAGAAGAAGGGATGA